In the Podospora bellae-mahoneyi strain CBS 112042 chromosome 4, whole genome shotgun sequence genome, one interval contains:
- a CDS encoding hypothetical protein (EggNog:ENOG503P8J6; COG:S), which translates to MWALFLLKILSAAVLVTAQGPPAVGGGCTTNSFNIPSWFITDFKDLVDDERKVAFGILNRATNYTAQATCGIDRKGYNLCSLSGQSAPGNGTIEIKALVEGTVAQVSVNQTWSCNDRGTPVQFTASGRTRISLYDVPEPEASSTLPPLLIQGTLHAPVFITPDRAAGPQGHDQKGCQAASEKPEWNITHIYYTDRPADGNVESPSRTFNLLFTNTANGYEGGCVHGSLVGPAGETSLICAGSEFGNLGGSRYAISTTASFDPSDFKFTVRQTWFCDDENPSKPLQFTASASTILPLTCTTTPLSAGSAINETVCDRNPTLVLAGKVDSATTLPPYSLTEPIPRDNTCTITSILAPKWQFSAFEIVYTPEKEEWEAINFEIILATYSGFQYPIPVTVSRAAGREGGWFECVIGADGANDQPLWPYACLVQFNPETKELKLKADWQCRELDGDQPVNFSGLTTTTIKSDFTCETFRDMEVCVTEDTGFVWTADIGGVVWRSMPQSNP; encoded by the exons ATGTGGGCTCTTTTCCTTCTGAAGATTCTGTCAGCAGCAGTGCTCGTAACAGCCCAAGGCCCGCCCGCTGTCGGAGGCGGGTGCACCACTAACTCCTTCAACATCCCCAGCTGGTTCATCACCGACTTCAAGGATCTGGTCGACGACGAGAGGAAGGTGGCATTTGGTATTCTAAACCGGGCAACGAACTATACCGCCCAAGCAACATGCGGCATCGATAGGAAAGGGTACAATCTCTGCTCTTTGTCTGGACAGTCAGCCCCTGGGAACGGCACAATTGAGATCAAGGCCTTAGTTGAGGGAACTGTGGCTCAGGTCTCTGTGAACCAAACCTGGAGCTGTAACGATCGAGGCACTCC AGTCCAATTCACGGCATCAGGCCGGACTCGTATCTCTCTTTACGATGTACCGGAACCAGAAGCCAGTTCTACATTACCCCCACTGTTGATTCAAGGGACGCTCCACGCACCAGTCTTCATCACCCCAGACAGGGCGGCAGGCCCGCAAGGTCATGATCAGAAAGGTTGTCAAGCAGCGTCAGAGAAGCCAGAATGGAATATTACCCATATTTACTATACGGATCGGCCAGCGGATGGCAACGTCGAGTCGCCTTCCCGCACCTTCAATCTTTTGTTTACAAACACGGCCAATGGGTACGAGGGTGGTTGCGTGCATGGTTCCCTTGTAGGTCCAGCTGGGGAAACCAGCCTGATCTGCGCCGGGTCCGAGTTCGGGAATCTCGGAGGGAGCAGATATGCAATCAGCACCACGGCCAGCTTCGACCCTTCTGATTTCAAGTTCACAGTCAGACAAACTTGGTTTTGTGATGACGAGAATCCATCAAAGCC ACTCCAATTCACAGCTTCCGCGAGCACAATCCTCCCGCTCACTTGCACCACAACACCCCTCTCGGCCGGCTCTGCGATCAACGAGACAGTCTGCGACCGCAATCCCACTCTCGTCCTCGCAGGGAAAGTGGACAGCGCCACTACCCTCCCGCCCTATTCTCTGACTGAACCAATCCCGCGGGACAATACCTGCACCATCACCTCGATCCTCGCCCCAAAATGGCAGTTCTCGGCCTTCGAGATTGTCTACACACCAGAGAAGGAAGAGTGGGAGGCAATCAACTTTGAGATCATCCTGGCGACCTACTCGGGGTTTCAGTACCCCATTCCAGTCACAGTCAGCAGAGCGgctggaagggaagggggttggttcgAGTGCGTAATCGGAGCCGACGGGGCGAACGATCAGCCGCTCTGGCCGTATGCCTGCTTAGTGCAATTTAATCCGGAGACGAAGGAGCTGAAGCTCAAGGCGGATTGGCAGTGTAGGGAGTTGGATGGGGATCAGCC CGTGAACTTCAGCGGTCTGACAACGACAACTATCAAGAGTGACTTCACCTGCGAGACATTTCGGGATATGGAGGTCTGCGTGACTGAAGACACGGGATTTGTGTGGACGGCGGACATTGGGGGTGTTGTCTGGCGCTCCATGCCGCAGTCTAACCCCTGA
- a CDS encoding hypothetical protein (EggNog:ENOG502SSG2) translates to MSIDGSTIAAILTGILALVGAVTTAWMSGLNQQRVDSRKNRKVLARSSAPLLIASWDLANWLYDILEDTAYSPRRCAAYGNGWPSQFTSYLFGQYFAGVHIIRETTQFFAHMQGGRTEQLKKLLWKIQDEFVSMHYEGRENLMLRWAERNILEVQESMTVVDGDGSLRTMRWVEFQKDYAEGKGLEKVFKRYENEFQSIIYRRFKYLYSTNEEWKRQGNPQDRREEEEKEIEKERADDPANIVVVIPDHRARRLQHLLSDLVGLLDEESGMRFNRPVRRCGMVVSRKALAYGSADILEKDPERTDHYRIPCDCYCQDPDSRCNEKLKDFKHCQLKDTSGKGFARRETSYWEPRNQPQVSDVSAFRMRVTNLEDKC, encoded by the coding sequence ATGAGCATCGACGGAAGCACCATTGCAGCCATCCTGACGGGCATTCTCGCCCTGGTAGGCGCCGTCACGACAGCATGGATGTCAGGATTGAACCAGCAACGTGTCGATTCGCGAAAGAACCGAAAAGTACTTGCCCGATCATCAGCGCCTCTTCTCATCGCGTCTTGGGACTTGGCCAACTGGTTATATGACATTCTGGAAGACACGGCCTACAGCCCACGACGTTGCGCAGCGTACGGTAACGGCTGGCCCAGCCAATTTACATCCTACCTGTTTGGCCAATACTTTGCTGGCGTTCACATCATCCGGGAGACGACACAGTTCTTTGCTCATATGCAAGGTGGTCGAACGGAGCAACTGAAGAAGTTATTGTGGAAGATTCAGGATGAGTTCGTCTCGATGCACTATGAAGGACGGGAAAACCTCATGCTGCGTTGGGCTGAGAGGAATATCCTTGAGGTGCAGGAGTCCATGACCGTGGTGGATGGCGACGGAAGTCTCCGGACGATGCGTTGGGTCGAGTTTCAGAAAGACTACGcggagggaaaggggttggagaaggtcTTCAAACGCTATGAGAACGAGTTCCAAAGCATCATCTACCGCCGATTCAAGTACCTGTACTCGACCAACGAAGAATGGAAACGGCAGGGTAACCCCCAAGACAGacgcgaggaagaggaaaaggagattgAAAAAGAACGGGCAGATGATCCAGCGaatattgttgttgtgataCCGGATCATCGGGCACGGCGTCTTCAGCACCTCCTCAGCGATCTTGTGGGGCTACTGGATGAAGAGTCGGGTATGAGGTTCAATCGTCCCGTGCGGAGATGCGGTATGGTAGTCAGCAGAAAAGCACTGGCTTATGGAAGTGCGGATATATTGGAGAAAGATCCTGAACGGACTGACCACTATCGCATACCCTGCGACTGTTACTGTCAGGACCCTGATTCCCGCTGCAACGAGAAACTGAAGGATTTTAAACATTGTCAACTGAAGGATACCAGCGGGAAGGGCTTTGCGAGGAGGGAAACCTCTTACTGGGAGCCTCGGAATCAGCCTCAGGTATCTGATGTATCTGCCTTCCGGATGAGGGTTACAAACCTCGAAGATAAGTGCTAG